One Helicobacter sp. MIT 05-5293 genomic region harbors:
- a CDS encoding methyl-accepting chemotaxis protein — MLKSFRSKVLFTLFIFIIIGFSALYNIISMDYEKMAEAEGSKTAQMLGDSIFQTVRMSMNLGMREMIDAGLEQAAKIPGVLSLEIHKSQDVIDLFGMSASPSVREDIQDIFKNKQSVLIETHEGKTHNVILQKPLIADESCMACHEYGHVKAGDVLGVLELKISSDSLYEQIDNSKEYMLLAMIIAGILAILGLYIFFEKELVKPLNRLRDMAKDLTESGSGDLTKRIVIKSEDEVGITSGYVNKFIQTIQDTIVVSKRVSEENTQICDRLLEVSDTLAKNSDEQFELVDKVNILAKNVSENTDVAGETIDLTTDSITDTEEMLDKFVDKLQDSIELVNTSAQTQQNIVESIGELIVHADEVKSVLSIINDIADQTNLLALNAAIEAARAGEHGRGFAVVADEVRKLAERTQKSLGEIEANTNLLVQSVNDMGESIRGITDEMMLITEKTTPLIEDAHSTHQRLTLTKQNSVKLREISASIASSTKELTQMMESIITSSESTQNVGRNIQKVVHSMSQKAQELDSVISKFKT, encoded by the coding sequence ATGTTGAAGTCTTTTCGATCCAAGGTTCTTTTTACACTTTTTATTTTTATTATTATCGGTTTTAGCGCACTTTATAATATCATTTCTATGGATTATGAAAAAATGGCAGAAGCCGAGGGTAGTAAGACTGCTCAAATGTTGGGAGATTCAATCTTTCAAACCGTGCGTATGAGTATGAATCTGGGTATGCGGGAAATGATTGATGCGGGATTAGAGCAAGCAGCGAAGATTCCGGGCGTATTGTCTTTGGAGATTCACAAATCACAAGATGTGATTGATTTGTTTGGTATGTCTGCATCTCCTTCTGTCAGAGAAGATATTCAAGACATCTTTAAAAACAAACAATCTGTTTTGATTGAAACACATGAAGGCAAAACACATAATGTGATATTACAAAAGCCTTTGATTGCTGATGAAAGTTGTATGGCTTGCCATGAGTATGGTCATGTCAAAGCAGGCGATGTGCTGGGTGTTTTGGAGCTTAAAATTTCATCTGATAGTCTTTATGAACAAATTGATAATAGCAAGGAATATATGCTTTTGGCGATGATTATTGCGGGGATTTTGGCAATTCTTGGGCTTTATATCTTTTTTGAGAAAGAATTGGTTAAGCCACTTAATCGCCTACGAGATATGGCAAAGGATCTTACAGAGAGCGGGAGCGGTGATCTTACAAAACGGATTGTGATTAAGAGCGAAGATGAGGTTGGTATTACTTCTGGATATGTCAATAAATTTATACAGACGATTCAGGATACGATTGTCGTTAGCAAACGAGTAAGTGAAGAAAATACTCAAATTTGCGATCGTTTGCTGGAAGTTTCTGATACACTTGCAAAAAATTCTGACGAACAATTTGAGCTTGTTGATAAGGTCAATATACTTGCAAAAAATGTGAGTGAAAATACAGATGTCGCTGGAGAAACGATTGATTTGACGACTGATAGTATTACTGATACCGAAGAAATGCTTGATAAATTTGTCGATAAGCTTCAAGATTCAATCGAACTTGTTAATACATCGGCTCAAACACAGCAAAATATTGTTGAAAGTATTGGTGAGCTTATTGTGCATGCTGATGAGGTGAAGAGCGTTCTTTCTATCATCAATGACATTGCAGACCAAACCAATCTCTTAGCTCTTAATGCAGCTATTGAAGCAGCAAGAGCAGGAGAACACGGCAGAGGATTCGCAGTCGTTGCTGATGAAGTAAGAAAACTTGCAGAAAGAACTCAAAAGTCTTTAGGAGAAATAGAAGCCAATACAAATCTTCTCGTGCAGTCTGTCAATGATATGGGAGAATCTATCAGGGGTATCACAGATGAAATGATGTTGATTACAGAAAAAACGACACCACTTATCGAAGATGCACACAGCACACATCAAAGACTTACTTTGACTAAGCAAAATTCTGTCAAATTACGAGAGATTAGTGCGTCTATTGCGTCTAGCACTAAGGAATTGACACAAATGATGGAAAGTATTATTACTTCATCGGAATCGACACAAAATGTGGGACGCAATATCCAAAAAGTTGTCCATAGTATGTCTCAAAAAGCGCAAGAGCTTGATAGTGTGATTTCTAAATTTAAAACTTGA
- a CDS encoding multidrug efflux SMR transporter: protein MSFKKAYMWLIFAVLTEVLATSFMKASQYQIWGFVCMYAMLVFSYYFMALSLKKLSISVAYAIWEVLGVLCVVGIGIFYFNEILTPKQTIGIALSIGGIMLINIAELKNHKADSESPQE, encoded by the coding sequence ATGAGCTTTAAAAAAGCCTATATGTGGCTTATTTTCGCTGTGCTAACCGAAGTCTTGGCTACAAGTTTTATGAAAGCAAGCCAATATCAAATATGGGGATTTGTGTGTATGTATGCAATGCTTGTCTTTTCATATTATTTTATGGCACTTTCACTCAAAAAACTTTCTATAAGTGTAGCTTATGCTATCTGGGAAGTTTTAGGTGTTTTGTGTGTAGTAGGCATAGGGATTTTTTATTTTAATGAGATTCTCACACCCAAACAGACAATAGGTATAGCCCTTTCTATTGGCGGTATTATGTTGATTAATATCGCAGAACTCAAAAATCACAAAGCAGATTCAGAATCTCCGCAAGAGTAG
- the ruvA gene encoding Holliday junction branch migration protein RuvA has translation MIVGLRGKLIKNEPTYVEIDAGGVIYGVQMSVNATTSLKDRINEEVQILCMQIVREDAHLLFGFAEALERTTFERLIKINGVGPKVAMAILSTYTPSSFGRIIADKDIEALKRVPGIGVKGAGKIMVDLAGFFNGLVSFEQASSSENHHHAKQEAALALESLGFKASDIQKALHNIHSDSVSEIVKEALKKFA, from the coding sequence GTGATTGTCGGTTTGCGTGGAAAGCTTATCAAAAATGAACCTACTTATGTGGAGATTGATGCGGGAGGCGTGATCTATGGAGTGCAAATGTCAGTTAATGCCACGACAAGCTTAAAAGATCGTATCAATGAAGAAGTGCAGATTCTGTGTATGCAGATTGTGCGAGAAGATGCACATCTACTCTTTGGATTCGCAGAGGCACTTGAGCGGACAACTTTTGAGCGTTTGATAAAGATCAATGGTGTGGGTCCCAAAGTCGCTATGGCGATTCTTTCGACTTATACACCTTCGAGTTTTGGAAGGATTATTGCAGACAAAGACATTGAAGCACTGAAGCGCGTTCCTGGTATTGGCGTAAAAGGAGCGGGCAAGATTATGGTTGATTTGGCAGGATTCTTTAATGGATTGGTGAGTTTTGAACAAGCATCTTCTTCTGAAAATCACCATCATGCCAAACAAGAAGCAGCCCTTGCTTTAGAATCTTTAGGCTTTAAAGCAAGCGATATTCAAAAAGCTCTTCACAATATACATTCTGATTCTGTATCTGAAATTGTCAAAGAAGCACTAAAAAAATTCGCATAA
- the lgt gene encoding prolipoprotein diacylglyceryl transferase has product MDTLHQSSYSAWNHIYDYIDPIAFEMFGINVHWYGIAYVSAMLVAFFIAKAFVKYHNQRFPITQELLDSFFIWVEIGVILGGRIGYVMIYSPQHRWDYLLQPWTMFNPYVDGVFVGISGISYHGALVGFVLAAILFCVVKKQNFFIFMDLSAISIPLGYVFGRLGNFLNHELYGREIQSDSFAHHIGILVDGTLRYPSQLFEAFTEGVVVFIVMILLFKYAKRPGSLLVLYGFLYSLARFSCEFFREADSQMGYYALGLSMGQILSLVMIGVSVILALIVFLNPSYKAYPQTKHAKRKKR; this is encoded by the coding sequence ATGGACACTTTACATCAATCGTCTTATAGTGCATGGAATCATATTTATGATTATATTGATCCTATTGCGTTTGAAATGTTTGGAATCAATGTCCATTGGTATGGTATTGCCTATGTGAGCGCAATGCTAGTCGCATTTTTTATTGCTAAGGCATTTGTAAAGTATCACAATCAACGCTTTCCTATCACGCAAGAGTTGCTTGATAGCTTTTTTATTTGGGTAGAGATTGGCGTGATACTTGGAGGGAGAATCGGCTATGTGATGATTTATTCTCCTCAACACCGGTGGGATTATCTTTTGCAACCTTGGACGATGTTTAATCCTTATGTTGATGGTGTTTTCGTGGGGATTAGTGGGATTAGTTATCATGGAGCACTAGTTGGCTTTGTCTTGGCAGCAATTTTGTTTTGTGTGGTTAAAAAGCAAAATTTCTTTATTTTTATGGATCTTTCGGCAATTTCTATTCCTTTAGGCTATGTGTTTGGGCGATTAGGTAATTTTCTCAATCACGAACTTTATGGGAGAGAGATACAAAGTGATAGTTTTGCACATCATATAGGAATCTTAGTCGATGGGACTTTGCGTTACCCAAGTCAGCTTTTTGAGGCTTTTACGGAGGGGGTTGTCGTCTTTATCGTGATGATTTTATTGTTTAAATACGCAAAGCGTCCGGGAAGTTTGCTCGTGTTATATGGGTTTTTATATAGTCTTGCGCGGTTTAGTTGTGAGTTTTTTCGTGAAGCTGATTCTCAAATGGGCTATTATGCGTTAGGTTTGTCAATGGGGCAGATTCTAAGTCTTGTGATGATAGGGGTGAGTGTGATTTTGGCTTTGATTGTGTTTTTGAATCCCTCATATAAGGCTTATCCGCAAACAAAACACGCAAAAAGGAAAAAGCGATGA
- the murJ gene encoding murein biosynthesis integral membrane protein MurJ: MIKKAFLTNSSGILLSRIAGFVRDLCTAKFLGAGVYSDIFFAAFKMPNLFRRVFGEGAFTQSFLPNFIRSRRKGMFALITFILFVTFILLLSLLVVCFSGFFTKLLAYGFDDATIELAKPIVVINFWYLELVFIVTFLSSLLQYKNCFWVNAYNTVLLNICMIVALISSKDKDSMQMVYMLSYGVLCGGVAQIFLHFYPLYRLRFFKLLKVGMIELWQWFKMPHSSEKIQKKIAIVKSDLKSFAKQFFPAMLGSSTAQLASFIDTLLASFLASGSISYLYYANRIFQFPLAVFAIACSTALFPLVAKAIRNDQSTQALQAMKKSFWFLCIALSVCVLGGIMLKDEIISLLYEWGNFTQENTLVVANVFAAYMIGLLPFGLARIFSLWLYSHQMQGKAAKISAISLLCGVGFSLILMHPLGAMGLAIAASLSGFVLFILTIRIFGFKEFLGIIHQKKAWFAIIAILGIEYLILLLLKPYVKALVEGIHIFVRNI; the protein is encoded by the coding sequence TTGATAAAAAAAGCATTTCTCACTAATAGTAGTGGTATTTTGCTATCAAGAATTGCAGGATTTGTGCGAGATTTATGCACAGCAAAATTTCTTGGAGCGGGTGTTTATAGCGATATATTTTTTGCAGCATTCAAAATGCCCAATCTTTTTCGCCGCGTGTTTGGTGAAGGTGCTTTCACGCAAAGCTTTTTGCCTAACTTCATACGCAGTCGGCGCAAAGGAATGTTTGCCCTAATTACCTTTATCCTTTTTGTTACATTTATTTTATTACTCTCATTGCTGGTTGTTTGCTTCAGCGGATTCTTTACCAAACTCCTCGCTTATGGATTCGATGATGCGACTATTGAGCTTGCCAAACCTATCGTGGTGATTAATTTTTGGTATTTAGAGCTTGTATTTATTGTTACTTTTTTATCTTCACTTTTGCAATATAAAAATTGCTTTTGGGTCAATGCTTACAACACAGTTCTTCTCAACATTTGTATGATTGTCGCATTGATTTCATCAAAAGATAAAGATTCTATGCAAATGGTATATATGCTAAGCTATGGCGTTTTATGTGGCGGTGTGGCACAGATTTTCTTACATTTTTATCCGCTTTATCGTTTGCGATTCTTTAAACTTTTGAAAGTCGGTATGATTGAGCTATGGCAGTGGTTTAAAATGCCTCATTCTAGCGAAAAGATTCAAAAGAAAATCGCTATTGTCAAAAGTGATCTCAAAAGCTTCGCTAAACAATTCTTTCCTGCAATGCTAGGTAGCTCCACAGCACAACTTGCATCATTTATTGATACCCTTCTTGCTTCATTTCTTGCAAGCGGAAGTATCAGTTATTTGTATTATGCCAATCGCATCTTTCAATTTCCTCTCGCAGTGTTTGCGATTGCTTGTTCAACCGCTCTTTTTCCACTTGTTGCAAAAGCAATTAGAAACGATCAATCTACACAAGCCCTCCAAGCGATGAAAAAATCATTTTGGTTTTTATGTATTGCCTTAAGCGTATGCGTGCTAGGCGGTATTATGCTCAAAGATGAAATCATTTCTTTGCTTTATGAATGGGGGAATTTTACACAAGAAAACACTCTTGTTGTGGCAAATGTATTTGCTGCTTATATGATAGGATTACTGCCTTTTGGACTTGCGAGAATCTTTTCTTTATGGCTTTATTCACATCAAATGCAAGGGAAAGCGGCAAAAATCTCTGCCATTTCTCTTCTGTGTGGAGTAGGATTCTCATTAATTCTTATGCACCCATTGGGTGCGATGGGACTTGCGATTGCAGCAAGTTTAAGTGGATTTGTGCTCTTTATATTGACGATTAGAATCTTTGGCTTCAAAGAATTCTTGGGTATAATTCACCAAAAAAAAGCATGGTTTGCCATTATCGCTATCTTAGGCATAGAATATTTGATTCTCTTGCTCCTTAAGCCTTATGTTAAGGCACTTGTAGAAGGCATACACATATTTGTAAGGAATATTTAA
- a CDS encoding multidrug efflux SMR transporter has translation MSWALVFVLCAAILDVIANLFLKKSHSFTHKGYAVGCILMVWAAFSALALAIQTLPLSVAYATWGAVGIIGTSIGGYIVFKERLGMIGYIGIAMVVCAVILLNS, from the coding sequence ATGAGCTGGGCGTTGGTATTTGTGTTGTGTGCGGCGATTCTTGATGTCATTGCGAATTTGTTTTTAAAAAAATCTCATAGCTTTACACACAAAGGATATGCAGTGGGCTGTATTCTAATGGTTTGGGCTGCTTTTAGTGCTTTGGCTTTAGCGATACAGACTTTACCTTTGAGTGTGGCTTATGCGACTTGGGGAGCAGTAGGGATTATAGGGACGAGCATAGGCGGCTATATTGTTTTTAAAGAGCGTTTAGGAATGATAGGCTATATCGGTATCGCAATGGTTGTATGCGCAGTGATTTTACTTAATTCATAA
- the panB gene encoding 3-methyl-2-oxobutanoate hydroxymethyltransferase: MLDKKMNLHSFKAKKGKEKITSITAYDALMAKIFDGEVDMILVGDSLKMSFGGESETLGASMEEMIYHTKAVCKGVKYSFVIADMPFGSYATKDMALTNALRFYKETATDAIKLEVGLEKLDIVRSLCDEGIAVMAHIGLKPQFMRFDGGFKVKGKEETQAKELLQTALAMQEAGAFGILIEGVKSDVAAQITESLEIPTIGIGAGVDCDGQILVWSDVFGFFDEFKPKFVRRYLEGKNLLKDAIRAYASDVKNKAFPHSQESY, encoded by the coding sequence ATGTTAGATAAAAAAATGAATCTTCATAGCTTTAAGGCAAAAAAAGGCAAGGAAAAAATCACTTCTATCACGGCTTATGATGCTTTGATGGCAAAGATTTTTGATGGTGAAGTCGATATGATTTTGGTTGGAGATAGTCTCAAGATGAGCTTTGGTGGTGAGAGCGAGACATTAGGGGCAAGTATGGAAGAGATGATTTATCATACAAAAGCAGTGTGTAAGGGCGTAAAATATTCTTTTGTCATAGCGGATATGCCTTTTGGAAGTTATGCGACTAAAGATATGGCACTGACGAATGCCCTCCGATTCTATAAAGAAACTGCTACTGATGCGATTAAGCTTGAGGTGGGCTTGGAGAAGCTAGACATTGTGCGTTCTTTATGCGATGAGGGTATTGCGGTGATGGCGCATATTGGCTTAAAACCTCAATTTATGCGGTTTGATGGAGGGTTTAAGGTGAAGGGTAAAGAGGAAACCCAAGCTAAAGAATTACTTCAAACAGCCTTAGCAATGCAAGAAGCAGGAGCTTTTGGGATTTTGATTGAAGGTGTGAAATCCGATGTCGCAGCACAGATTACAGAATCTTTAGAGATTCCCACTATCGGCATTGGTGCGGGGGTGGATTGTGATGGGCAGATTCTCGTGTGGAGTGATGTATTTGGATTTTTCGATGAGTTTAAGCCTAAATTTGTCCGCCGTTATTTAGAGGGTAAAAATTTACTCAAAGACGCAATTAGAGCATATGCAAGTGATGTGAAAAACAAAGCATTTCCTCACTCACAAGAGAGTTATTAG